Proteins encoded together in one Plasmodium brasilianum strain Bolivian I chromosome 4, whole genome shotgun sequence window:
- a CDS encoding hexose transporter, whose amino-acid sequence MNKSSKEISSGPCAINEEDKFFNTSFKYVLSACIASFIFGYQVSVLNTIKNFIVVEFEWCTGDNRLDCRENTIKSSFLLASVFIGAVIGSGFSGYLVQYGRRFAILVIYYFFVFVSFLTSITHHFHTILFARLLSGFGIGLITVSVPLYISEMTHKDKKGAYGVLHQLSITFGIFIAVLLGLAMGEGPKGESKEPLGNFEKIWWRLMFFMPSIISIVGIFLLVVFFKEETPYFLYEKGKLEESKKILKKIYGSDDVDEPLNAIKEAIEQTESAKRNSLSLLNALKIPCYRYVILLGCILSAFQQFTGINVLVSNSNELYKEFLPSEWITILSVIMTIVNFLMTFPAIYIVEKLGRKTLLLGGCFGIICAYVPTAIANLINKNSNPVKVISIVATFIMIISFAVSYGPVLWIYLHEMFPSEIKDSAATLASLINWLCAIIVVFPSDIIIKTSPAILFIIFAVMSVVTFLFIFFFIKETKGGEIGTSPYISMEERQKYMTKSAV is encoded by the coding sequence ATGAATAAAAGTAGTAAAGAAATATCCTCAGGGCCGTGTGcaataaatgaagaagataaattttttaatacgtcatttaaatatgtattatcaGCATGTATTGCCTCCTTTATATTTGGATATCAAGTGAGTGttttaaatacaataaaGAATTTTATAGTAGTGGAATTTGAATGGTGTACAGGTGATAATAGGTTGGATTGTCGTGAGAATACTATTAAgagttcatttttattagcaTCTGTTTTTATTGGTGCTGTGATTGGTAGTGGGTTTTCAGGGTATTTAGTGCAATATGGGAGGAGATTTGCAATActagtaatatattattttttcgtttttgtaAGTTTTTTAACATCAATTACTCATCATTTTCATACAATTCTATTTGCTCGTTTGTTAAGCGGCTTTGGTATTGGTCTTATAACAGTTAGTGTGCCATTGTATATTTCAGAGATGACACATAAAGACAAAAAAGGAGCATATGGAGTTTTGCATCAACTTAGTATTACGTTTGGTATATTTATAGCTGTATTGCTAGGACTAGCCATGGGTGAAGGACCGAAGGGTGAATCAAAAGAGCCTTTGggaaattttgaaaaaatatggtGGAGGCTTATGTTTTTTATGCCCAGCATTATTTCAATTGTTGgtatatttcttttagtagtattttttaaagaagaaacaccatattttttatatgagaAAGGTAAATTGGAAGagtcaaaaaaaattttaaaaaaaatatatggtaGTGATGATGTAGATGAACCTTTGAATGCAATTAAAGAAGCTATTGAGCAAACCGAGTCAGCTAAAAGAAATTCTTTATCCTTATTAAATGCATTAAAAATACCATGTTATAGATACGTTATATTATTGGGATGTATTTTATCCGCTTTTCAACAATTCACAGGTATAAACGTTTTAGTCTCAAATTCAAATGagttatataaagaatttttaCCAAGTGAATGGATAACAATTTTAAGTGTTATCATGACTatagttaattttttgatgACTTTTCCAGCTATTTATATCGTTGAAAAACTGGGTAGGAAAACTTTATTATTAGGGGGATGTTTTGGTATTATATGTGCTTATGTACCTACAGCTATAgcaaatttaataaataaaaattcaaatccTGTGAAAGTAATATCTATAGTTGCAACatttattatgattatttcATTTGCTGTGTCATATGGTCCTGTTTTGTGGATTTATTTACATGAAATGTTTCCTTCAGAAATAAAAGATAGTGCAGCTACATTAGCTTCACTAATTAATTGGTTATGTGCAATTATTGTCGTTTTTCCATCCGACATTATTATTAAGACATCTCCTgcaatactttttattatatttgccGTTATGTCAGTCGTTactttcttatttattttcttttttattaaagaaacAAAAGGTGGAGAAATTGGAACAAGTCCATATATTTCGATGGAAGAAAGGCAAAAATACATGACCAAGTCAGCAGtttga
- a CDS encoding 3'-5' exonuclease, whose translation MYKCFVKSIRSKALFKRTLCNVSYGYLNLTVQDRTMPYFENLKKNIIYINNSKDCKECINEIKKKFSSEKQNFIGLDIEGYKIGKDGIVSIIQICADDIYIFDIYKCDNSYLFIKYIKDLLEDERIVKVTHDCREDCSILYNQYDVRLNNIFDTQVAYNILLKERKKEMYQISFDDLLYKCLLLNNNQKIYFHKMIALEQKIYLQRPISKELIHYAVQDVLYLKPLMLSLVHMLSGVHKKEHTGERCSKVVRTAHEEKGEVKISEEKEMKTSIVANISDIDIIMQVIKCSQKYINYQSLNSHIKSEKELQKGMTLEGMVVSCNNINIYVKLNMSKKGVIANCLHHKYNIGDIVKCVILGFGTNNYIKLGLYDSSIL comes from the coding sequence atgtatAAATGTTTTGTAAAAAGCATAAGGAGCAAAGCATTATTCAAAAGAACATTGTGCAACGTTTCGTATGGGTACTTAAACTTAACAGTGCAGGATAGGACCATGccatattttgaaaatttaaaaaaaaatataatttatattaacaattcGAAAGATTGTAAAGAGTGTATAAAcgaaattaagaaaaaattttcgAGCGAAAAGCAAAACTTCATTGGTCTTGATATAGAAGGGTACAAAATAGGAAAGGATGGTATAGTAAgtattatacaaatatgtgcTGAtgatatttacatttttgatatatataaatgcgaTAATagctatttatttattaagtaCATAAAAGACCTATTGGAAGATGAGAGAATAGTAAAAGTAACCCATGACTGTAGAGAAGATTGTTCTATACTATACAATCAATACGATGTAAGActaaacaatatttttgaCACACAAGTAGCATATAACATACTTttaaaagaaaggaaaaaagagaTGTACCAAATAAGTTTTGatgatttattatataaatgtttattgttaaataataatcaaaaaatttattttcataaaatgatTGCACTGGAACAGAAAATATATCTACAGAGACCCATATCGAAAGAGCTAATTCATTACGCTGTTCAGGATGTGTTATATTTGAAGCCGCTCATGTTGAGTCTAGTGCACATGTTAAGTGGTGTACATAAAAAGGAACACACGGGAGAAAGGTGTTCTAAAGTAGTGAGAACAGCGCATGAAGAAAAGGGGGAAGTAAAGATATCGgaggaaaaagaaatgaaaactTCGATTGTCGCTAATATATCAGATATCGACATAATAATGCAAGTGATAAAATGCAGTCaaaagtatattaattatCAGTCATTAAATTCACATATTAAAAGTGAAAAAGAATTGCAAAAAGGGATGACACTTGAAGGTATGGTTGTTTCATGcaataacataaatatttatgttaagTTAAATATGAGCAAAAAGGGAGTTATAGCAAATTGTTTAcatcataaatataatattggTGATATCGTTAAATGTGTTATCCTAGGTTTTGGTACTAACAATTATATCAAGTTGGGATTATATGATTCTtccattttgtaa
- a CDS encoding 5'-3' exonuclease: MQRIYIALKCIFLLLAFLSLINCGIPGLHKWIIHNFPSCVKIVDKHNLLDASTFTYSNWRSKCRAGGGSSGRGVGSSRSNYGELKGNILEVDNLLFDMNQLLHKANVQFRSYDNYFFKLSSLIKNVLKKFHPKKNVVFAIDGICPFSKLKLQIKRRAKAKSKERNSLYINDITCGSTFIDKISKFLVNFVKYLISFEKFDRVKFFVSTDKEAGEGELKLMNWISNYIGAEQKEEEKEEEKEREEKKDIVESGEKVRVDNHYKGENVNGATFSKTQHLLGCSPGKDEEKGNINTKTNAEEESFVIVGADADLLLQCLALKNIRNIYIYTYQTFHMNIGGYEFKKENHLMEGPNGSYIKKRKNNQLNYSNNLKEYHFNDMLLMDNLNMENKKNKKKRKKKIKVLYNLNTFINLFLNKYPKSFEQIRRDLLILFILKGNDYLPKIKEGNFSLFFESYFKMLEKNMNKQGEEMPYNGFLNKNYVLNRKEFLKFLHYVQDIISFSNYSVNNNSSTNEEECTSINHTNNRYEKEFKENNLYLPLSLLNEILSKNIIENESIKIEIKKEQDITIREANCLHQTNYDHVRQNEKLTPQKDGNNIYRSGESTVLGKSLTCGRRQGNEMDDITSNGTSDRTEITESNEHRDYTFDSDDEKEDAQMELYLRKVYRQNCKNKKNYEQEMKICENYIEGIHWLVEMYTKTYCINFNFFYKYLISPSLLSIYYYLSTFGEVPKYSSDYRNGIQNINLNVFKNNYEYYNFITFCVNKYNDLKMKLKLSSSDNLPNETETNEDTNKIKNEKNPFLLNAQNSKKNVYFENIYDILFSKNVNIVKDNIQKLNKILKTTMHNNKKIIYYWDIYARHLKKFYKIIFYKTRKIYVCKYSLFKLKFENTDQRCSTYKQGLTKKEMTKDNNSNSENDNFEIQNNYFPTFGLNSIMRKNRIFSKNLMSYSDGRTDVTKRVVQIRRVKKIVYR; this comes from the exons ATgcaaagaatatatatagccTTAAAATGCATATTTCTCCTTTTGGCATTTCTATCATTAATTAATTGCGGGATTCCCGGACTTCACAAGTGGATAATCCATAATTTCCCAAGTTGTGTGAAAATAGTGGATAAACATAATCTACTTGATGCGAGTACCTTTACATATAGCAACTGGAGGAGTAAATGTAGAGCAGGAGGGGGAAGCAGTGGGAGAGGCGTTGGTAGTAGCCGTAGCAACTATGGTGAACTAAAGGGAAACATCCTCGAAGTGGATAATTTGCTATTTGATATGAACCAGTTACTCCACAAAGCGAACGTGCAATTTCGTAGTTAcgataattattttttcaaactctctagtttaataaaaaatgtactgAAGAAATTTCACCCTAAGAAGAATGTCGTTTTTGCTATTGATGGAATATGCCCCTTTTCCAAactaaaattacaaataaaaagaagagcCAAAGCAAAAAGCAAAGAGAggaattcattatatataaatgatataacaTGTGGTAGTACATTTATAGATAAGATATCCAAATTTTTggtaaattttgtaaaatatttaatttcttttgaaaaattcGACAGGGTTAAGTTTTTTGTATCTACTGATAAGGAAGCAGGGGAAGGGGAACTCAAACTTATGAATTGGATAAGCAACTACATTGGAGCGGAACAGAAAGAGGAAGAGAAAGAGGAAGAGAAAGAGagagaggaaaaaaaagacatagTTGAGAGTGGAGAGAAGGTAAGGGTGGATAACCATTACAAGGGGGAGAATGTAAATGGAGCCACCTTTAGCAAAACACAACATCTTCTTGGTTGTTCACCTGGAAAGGATGAAGAAAagggaaatataaatacaaaaacgAATGCGGAAGAAGAATCGTTCGTAATAGTAGGGGCGGACGCAGACCTATTACTACAATGTTTAGctctaaaaaatatacgcaacatatatatttatacatatcaAACTTTCCATATGAATATAGGTGgatatgaatttaaaaaggaaaatcaTCTTATGGAAGGGCCAAACGGTagttacattaaaaaaagaaaaaacaatcAGTTAAACTATAGTaacaatttaaaagaatatcaTTTTAATGACATGTTACTAATGGACAAtttaaatatggaaaataaaaaaaataaaaaaaaaaggaaaaaaaaaataaaagttttgtacaatttaaatacattcattaatttatttttaaataaatatccAAAATCTTTTGAGCAAATTAGACGAGATTTacttattttgttcatattaaaaGGAAATGATTATTTACCAAAAATTAAGGAAGGTAATTTCAGCTTGTTTTTTGAAtcctattttaaaatgttagaaaaaaatatgaacaagcAAGGAGAGGAAATGCCATATAAtggttttttaaataaaaattatgtattaaatagaaaagagtttttaaaatttttgcacTACGTACAGGATATAATTAGCTTTTCCAACTACTCTgtgaataataatagtagtacaAACGAAGAGGAATGCACTAGTATTAATCATACAAATAACAGGTATGAAAAAGAATtcaaagaaaataatttgtacCTTCCTTTGTCCCTTTTGAATGaaatattaagtaaaaatataatagaaaatgaaagcataaaaattgaaattaaaaaagaacaagaCAT CACCATTAGAGAAGCGAATTGCTTGCACCAAACAAATTATGACCACGTCaggcaaaatgaaaaattaacgCCACAAAAGGAcggaaataatatttatcgTTCAGGTGAAAGTACAGTTTTGGGAAAATCTCTAACATGTGGCAGAAGACAGGGTAACGAAATGGATGATATAACGTCCAATGGAACGTCCGATAGAACAGAGATTACCGAGTCTAATGAACATCGGGATTATACATTTGACAGTGATGACGAAAAAGAAGATGCACAAATGGAACTTTATTTGAGAAAGGTGTACAGACagaattgtaaaaataaaaaaaattatgaacaggaaatgaaaatttgTGAAAATTATATCGAAGGCATACATTGGCTAGTTGAAATGTACACAAAAACGtattgtataaattttaattttttttacaaatatttaattagtcCATCtttattaagtatatattactaCTTATCCACATTTGGGGAAGTACCAAAATATAGCAGTGATTACAGAAATggtatacaaaatataaatttaaatgtttttaaaaataattatgaatattacaattttattaccttttgtgtgaataaatataatgacttgaaaatgaaattaaaactGAGCTCTTCGGACAATTTACCAAACGAAACAGAAACTAATGAGGATactaacaaaattaaaaatgagaaaaatccatttttactaaatgcacaaaatagtaaaaaaaatgtatattttgaaaatatatatgatattttattttcaaaaaatgtaaatatcgTCAAAGacaatattcaaaaattaaataaaattttaaaaacaacaatgcacaataataaaaaaattatttactattGGGATATATATGCAAGGCATTTgaaaaagttttataaaataattttttataaaactaggaaaatatatgtgtgcaaatattctttatttaaacTGAAATTTGAAAATACGGACCAGAGGTGTTCAACCTATAAACAGGGACTTACCAAAAAGGAAATGACCaaagataataatagtaactcggaaaatgataattttgaaattcaaaataattattttcccACGTTTGGATTAAACAGTATTATGCGGAAAAATCGTATTTTTAGCAAAAATTTAATGAGTTACTCTGATGGAAGAACAGATGTTACAAAAAGGGTTGTACAGATTAGACGCGTGAAAAAAATTGTCTACCGCTGA